The genomic DNA GCCGCCGCAACGCGTCGTCCAGCAAGCGCATGAAGCTGTCGAACTGGTCCCGATACACGCCAGTCACCTGCACCACCACATCACTGCGTGGCCGCCCCAATTCAGTGGCCGGAATAATCTGCAAGGCGGTCACCCGTCCTCCCGCATCCCAGACTGGACGCAGGCCCAGCGCATGTAGCACCTGCGCCTCGGTCACCCCCAGATGACGGACCGCTTCCGAGGCCCACAAGCTGAACGCCAGCTTCTTCGGATAGGCGCCACCATGCTCGGCGCGAAAGGCCGACAGCAATTGCGCATAAGCCTCTTCCGCCTGCGCATAAGCCGCCCGCGCGGGAATCTTGTCGGCCTCGAAGGCATACAGATTGCGGCCGCTGGCGACATCCGGATTACGGATGGGATCGCCGCCCGCACCAGGCGCGACGAACCGTCCCGCCAACCCTGCCAGCAGCGCCTCGTTTTCCTGCGTGTCGCGCAGGTTCCGATCCAGGTCTGCGGCGCGCTCCGCAAATGCCTGAGCCTGCGCAGGCAAGGTGTCTCGCTCGTCCTTCACCAACAACTGGCGAATCGCCCGATACGCGGGGTTCTCCGGCAAGGCATCCGGGTCGGGCACCAACATGGACTCATCGTCCAGGCCCAGGGCTTCCTGCAAAGGTCGCCCCAGTTGCTGCATGACAGTGCTGGCACGGTGTTCGATGCTGGCGGGCTGGCCAAACGTGTGCAGCCCCAGCGGCATCGCTACCCGTGCAAGTTCGTGCAAGTGATCATGCAGTGCTTGCAGGAATCCGTCGAAATCCTGCTCGGCTCGCTGGGCCGTCCAGGCCAGGTCGTCGTGCAGGTTGGCCGCCACGGCCGCCTCGCGTATCTTGGCTGCCACGCGTTCGCGCACACCGCCATCGTCCAACTGCTCGTATTCATGGATCAGATGATGGACATCACGAAGCTGGTCATAAAGACCCGCTGGCGCGAAAGGTGGCGTCTGATGGCTGATGGTGACAGCGCGTCCGCGCCGCTTGGCCTGGATCGCCTCGCCGACGTTATCCTGGATGTAGGGATAGAAGACTGGCAGCCCGCCAAGCGCCAGCCAAGGATAGTCGCTGGCCGCCATGCCGCGGTCCTTGCCCGGCAGCCATTCCTGGGTGCCGTGAGTGCCCAGGTGCACCAGGGCGTGGGCGCGGTGCCCGGCCTGCAGATATAAGTACGACGCCATGTAAAGATGATCAGGCGCCTCGGCCGTATCGTGGTAATGCCCTGCCTGCCCGACGTGACGCGGCATCTGGGGCATGACCAGCAGATTGCCTCGCTCCCAGCGAGGAATCACGAAATAGCGCTGGCCATCGATCTCGCGCACCGCGCGATGATGCGACGGCTTTCCTCCCTGGCGCATTTCGAGGCGGCGCTGCGCAGGCAGTGCCGCCAGCCAGCGCTCATAGTTTTCAAGCGGGTACAGCGCCGCGAGCCCCTCTTCGAGCAGGCTTTCCAGCGGCACCTTGCCGTACAAGGCGCCCAACATGCGCTGGCCTGCCGCGATCACCTCCTTTTCCTCCAGTGCCGCCCCGACTGAGTAACCTTCCGCTGCCAGCGCCATCTGGATGGAGACGATACTGCGCGGCAGATTCAAGTTCGATGCCCCCAGGTTCTTCTCGCCCGCGGGATAGTTCCAGAACATCAACGCCAGCCGCTTGTCGGGGTTGGCGGTATGGCGCAACGCCACCAGGCTTTCCAGCTTGGCCATCAAGGCATCGAGCTGGAAGGGCAGGAAATTCGGCACGCCCGCCGTCGATGCCGACAACACCAGCGGATCGCTCACCCCCCAACTTTCCGGACCGGCCAGGAATACCGCCGTGGTGCGAGCCGACACCCCGCTTGGGGCATCGAGCCAATCTGCCGCGTCGCCCTCACGGAAGCGCAAGGTCTGGATGACGGGGATGTCCAAGGCCAGGAAATCGCGGCTGCGTGCCCCGCCATCCTGCATGTGGGTAAGGTTCACCAGCACATCCACCTGGTCTTTGCCCAGCACTCGCGCCAACCCGCCAGCATCGGCGGCATCCAGCCAGAACACCACTGGCACCAGCCCAGCCGCTACGCTGCGGGCGATCAGCGTATCCAGCTCACCGGTCAGCAAGTCGCCCACCGTGCTCTGGTGCGTCAGGAAAGCCACTCGTCCGGCGGGTTTGCCTCCGGCATTGGAATGGCGCGCGTGCCAGGCAAGATAATCGGCAAGCGCCTGGAACACCCGTGGCGCATCCGGATGATAGAAACCCGTACGGGGCAAAGCGGTGGGCGGCGCTCGCAGCGCCGCGTCCACAGTCTGGCCGTCCAGCACCGCACGGGCCAACGCGAAGTGGCGGCTGAAGTTCTCCTGCCCGCCAGCGGCATACAGCGCGGCAAGCGCTGCGCCGTCCTGCGCTTGCAGCCCTGACCATTCTGGGCGGCCTCCTCCCACGACCAGTCGTGGCAGGTCTGGCGAGGCGCCGCGTTGCGCGTGCTGTTGCGTCAGCGCGCGCGCCAACGCCTGCGACACGAGGTTGCGATCCGAAGGACGGGGCACGTCCAACAGGAGCAATGCCGAACCATCCAAGGCCTGCTGCCATGCCTGCGGCGAGGCACGTTCGACATCCAGGTGACGCAACGCGATCCCCGCGCGCGCAGCCAGGGGCTGCAGCCGCGCGAATTTTTCTGCTGAAACGAAGCCATTGTGCAGGATCTGCACTACCGGCTGCGCCGCAGCCGATGTGGCAAGCCCCCAGGACAACAAGACAAGCCCGCAGCAGCGCATCAAGCGACTGACGACCATCAGAACCTCGCCGTCAAGCCGGCAAAGTACCGCCTGCCCTCGTCAGCCCGACCGTAGATACTGGCATCGTCATTGGCCAGGCGCTTGTCCGTGATGTTCTCGATGCCGGCATGCAGGCTCAGGTTGCGATTGACCTCATAGTCGACGTACCAGTGCCACAGCGTGTAGCCGGGCCGCTCCTGCTCGGTGGCAGAGCGGTATTGCGCGCCCACATACTCAGCCCGGACGCGCGTGGCCAGCTGGGCGGTGGCGTCCCATGCCAGCGTCGCATTGGCGCGATGACGCGACCGGTCCGCCAAGCGCTCATCCGTGCTGCGATCACGCGCATCCAGATACGTGTAATTTGCGCGCAATTGCCACTGGGCAGCCAGAGGCGCGACACCCGTCAATTCCAAGCCCTGCAATCTCGCCCTGGCGACGTTGTCGTAGGCCAGGCAGACCCGGCCGCGCACGTCGCATGTCGGCTGGCGCACGGTTTCAATCAGATTCCTGACGTCGTTATGGAAGAACGTGGCCCCCGCCGACCAGCCCTGGTTGGCATACGCGGCTCCCAGCTCGAACGACTGATTGGTTTCCGGCTCCAGATCTGGATTGCCGCGGATGATCCCGCGGCCGCCCATCGCCGCACGCGACTCGTATTCGGGGGACAACTGCTTGAGCGTCGGTGCCTTGAAGCCACGTCCGACGCCTGCACGCAAGGTCCACGCCGTATCCGGCCGGAACACCAGATAGGCACGCGGACTGGCTTCCCAACCGAAATCCTCATGGTGATCGAAGCGGCTGCCCAGTACCAGGTCCAACTGCCTTGCCAACGCGATCTCGTCCTGCGCGAACAACGCGTAATGCGTCTGCCCTTTCTTGCCTGCCAGGTTGACGGTCGGATCCTCCAGGCTTTCCCGGCGAGTCTCGGCCCCCAAAGTCACCAGGTGGGACTGCCCCAGCGCAAATGCCGCCTTGCCATCGACAACGGTATCGACAAAGCGGTGCGGCCCGGTCGCATCCCCCCCATCACTGCGACTGGCATGACGCTGGAGCGTACTGCGGTAGGCCCGCAACTGGGTGCTTCCCCAATTCCAGTCGCCCGCATGGGAAAGGGAATAACGGCGCCGTTGCGCGTCGTAGGTCGCCTCGTAGCGCGCACCGGCAGTCCCTCCCCGCCATCCTTCCTGGTCTTCATTGCCGGCATCGATGGACGCGTCGACACGCTGGCGGTTATCAGGCGTCCAGGTCAGGCCGATGTGTCCATTGATGGCTTTCTGGTCATCCAGCGCGGTCAGGGCACGGTTTCCGGCATCGCGCAACGCGTCCCGCCGTTTCACTTCGCCCCAGGCATTCAGGCCCAGCCGGCCCGGCACCAGCGGGCCGCCCACGTAGAAACCGTTCTTGTATTGGTTGCCATCCAGCCCATGGTCGTTGATCAGCGCCGAACTGCTGAAAGAGCCTTGCCAGGTGTCGGTAGCGCGCCGCGTGATGACGTTGACCACGCCACCCAACGCCTCGGAGCCATACAACGAGGACATCGGTCCACGCACCACCTCCACCCGCTCGATGGCCTCGGTCGGCACCCACCCCAATTCGAAGTCCGAGTGGGCAATGGCCGACGCGGACGTATTGATACGCTGGCCATCGACCAATATCAGCGTGTGCTCGGGCGTCATTCCCCGGATGGAGATACCACGACGGCCCAGGCCGACGCTGTCATCGAGTCCGATACCGGGCTCACCTCGCACCGCATCCGCGAGATCCAGGACCGGTCGATTGCGCAACGACGCGCCGTCCACCACCGACACGCTGGCCGGTGCCTCGGCCTGGGGGCGCTCCGAGGCTGTTGCCGTGACGACCACTGCAGGCAGCAGGACGGTTTGCTCACCACGGCTGCCAGAACCCGGCCGGCGTTCTTCCTCCGCTGCACTCGCAACGCTTGGGACCGCCACGACAGCAAATGCCGCCAACCCCACTATTCCGGCCCTTTTGCCTGCCCACATCATGAAATCTTTCCTTGCCTTAAAACGATATAACATTCCAAATAAAAGCCCTGAAAATCCAATGGCTTTTATCTATCGATCCTGGACTGCCAAAACAGCCGCAGAAGATCAATATGATATAACATTTCAAATTCTGAGCAAAAACTTCGCCAAATGTCACGCTCAGGCTTCCGGACAGGGATGCCGCTCGCGCCAATGGCGGGCGATATCGATGCGGCGGCACACCCAGACACGGTCGTGCGTGCCCAGGTAGTCCAGGAAACGCTGCAATGCCGTGATCCGCCCTGGCCTGCCCAGCAGGCGGCAATGCATGCCGATGCTCATCATGCGCGGCGTCTCGGCGCCTTCGGCATACAAGGTGTCGAAGCTGTCCTTCAAATATTGGAAGAACGGGTCGGCGTGCGAATAGCCTTGCGGCAGCGCGAAACGCATGTCGTTGCAGTCCAGGGTGTAGGGCACGATCAGTTGCGGCACCTGCCTGCCGTCGCTGCGCGTCACCCGCAACCAGAACGGCAGGTCGTCTCCGTAATAGTCGCTGTCGTACAAAAAGCCGCCGTCGTCGGCCACCAGCCGGCGCGTGCGCGGGCTGTCGCGGCCGGTGTACCAGCCCAGCGGCCGCGCGCCCGTCATCTGCGTCAGCACATCGATGGCCCGCCGCATGTGATCGCGCTCGGTCGCCTCGTCGATCTCCTGGTAATGGATCCAGCGCCAGCCGTGGCAGGCGATTTCATGCTCCGCCGCCACCAGGGCATCGACCAGCTCGGGGTGCCGCGCCAGCGCCATGCCCACGCCGAACACGGTCAGGGGCAGGCCGCGCCGTTCGAATTCGCGCAGGATGCGCCACACACCCACGCGCGACCCATACTCGTAGATGCTCTCCATGCTCATGTGGCGTCCCGGATAGCTGGCCGGGTTGAACATCTCGGACAGGAACTGCTCCGAACCCGCATCGCCATGCAGCACGCTGTTCTCGCCCCCCTCTTCGTAGTTCAGCACGAACTGCACGGCGATCCTCGCGCCGCCCGGCCAGTCGGCATCGGGCACGTGGCGGCCATAGCCGATCAGGTCACGGGGGTAATCAGGGTCCAGCGGCGCTTGCGGCTTGCCGGCGAAGTCAGCAGTCATGGCGGGGGCACTCGTGTCGAAGGTCTTGCCGGCGGGTCACGCGCCAGCGGGTGGCCAATGCTGCAGTACCTTGGGCAGCGGCGGCGCATAGGTGCGGATCTTGGAGGTCTTCAAGCCCAGCCTGACCAGCGACTCGGCCACCGCCACCGCCGCTGTCACGCCGTCAACCACGGGCACGCCGGTGGCAAGGCGAACCTGCTCGTCCAGGCCCGCCATGCCACCACAGCCCAGGCACAGCACCTCCGCGCGGTCCTCGTCGACCGCCCGGCGCGCCTGGGCGACGATGGCCTCGCAAGCCTGCACCGGGCTTTCCTCCAGGTCAAGCACCGCCAGCCCGCTGGCGCGCACCGACGCGCAGCGCGCGTCCAGCCCGGCCAGCTTGAGCCGGTCCTCGATCAGGGGCACGGCACGGTCCAGGGTGGTGATGACCGAATACGAGCGCCCCAGGAACATGGCGACGCTGGCGGCGGCTTCGGTGATGTCGACCACCGGCACCGTCAACAGCTCCTGCAGGCCCTCGCGGCCATGCTCGCCGAAACCGGCCTGTATCACGGCATCGTAAGGACCGGCATACGCCCGCACGCACTCCATCACGGCCACGGCAGCCAGGTAGCTTTCGAAATTGCCTTCCACCGACGGCGCGCCGAAGGCGGGCGTCAGCCCCACGATCTCGGTGCCCGCGGCGGCCACCGCGCGCGCCTGCGCGGCAATGGTCTGCGTCATGGCATCCGTGGTATTGACGTTGACGACAAGCAGGCGCATCAGGCGGTCTCCGGAATGGCGTTGCGGGGCCGGGCGTGCACGCAGCGCACCTCGTGGCCCTCGCCTACCGTGACGATGGCAGGCACGGCCGACAGGCAGGCGGACTCGGCCCGCGCACAGCGCGGCGCGAACGCGCACCCCGCCGGCAGCGCGGACAGGTCGGGCGGAGACCCCGGAATCGTCTGCAGGCGTTCGCCCTTGCGCATCGCCCCGTGGGCGCGGCCATGCAGCAACGCGATGGTGTAGGGATGCTGCGGCGCCCGCAGCAATTGCGCCAGCGTGCCCTGCTCGACGATGCGCCCGCCATACATGACCGCCACCCGATCGGCGATCTCGGCGGCCGCGCCGATGTCGTGCGTCACGAACACGATGGACAAGCCCAGGTCGCGCTGCAGTTCGCGCAGCAGCAGCAGGATCTGGATCTGCACCGTCGCGTCCAGGGCCGTGGTCGGCTCGTCGGCCAGCAGCACCTTGGGGTTGCAGGACAGCGCCAGCGCAATCATCGCGCGCTGGCGCATGCCGCCGGACATCTCGTGCGGGTACGCCTGCAGGCGGCGCGCCGGACTGGGGATGCGCACGCGCTCGAACAG from Orrella dioscoreae includes the following:
- the puuE gene encoding allantoinase PuuE, which gives rise to MTADFAGKPQAPLDPDYPRDLIGYGRHVPDADWPGGARIAVQFVLNYEEGGENSVLHGDAGSEQFLSEMFNPASYPGRHMSMESIYEYGSRVGVWRILREFERRGLPLTVFGVGMALARHPELVDALVAAEHEIACHGWRWIHYQEIDEATERDHMRRAIDVLTQMTGARPLGWYTGRDSPRTRRLVADDGGFLYDSDYYGDDLPFWLRVTRSDGRQVPQLIVPYTLDCNDMRFALPQGYSHADPFFQYLKDSFDTLYAEGAETPRMMSIGMHCRLLGRPGRITALQRFLDYLGTHDRVWVCRRIDIARHWRERHPCPEA
- a CDS encoding ABC transporter ATP-binding protein — translated: MTADTQALVRIRDLEVSFQAGAKTVHALNGVSLDVARGEAVALIGESGSGKSVTLRALMRLHPPRRTTMRGQMRVDGQDVMAMNARQLAAMRGPVVSMIFQEPLLALDPVYPVGKQIEEMVRRHTGASATQARSQALSLFERVRIPSPARRLQAYPHEMSGGMRQRAMIALALSCNPKVLLADEPTTALDATVQIQILLLLRELQRDLGLSIVFVTHDIGAAAEIADRVAVMYGGRIVEQGTLAQLLRAPQHPYTIALLHGRAHGAMRKGERLQTIPGSPPDLSALPAGCAFAPRCARAESACLSAVPAIVTVGEGHEVRCVHARPRNAIPETA
- a CDS encoding TonB-dependent receptor domain-containing protein codes for the protein MMWAGKRAGIVGLAAFAVVAVPSVASAAEEERRPGSGSRGEQTVLLPAVVVTATASERPQAEAPASVSVVDGASLRNRPVLDLADAVRGEPGIGLDDSVGLGRRGISIRGMTPEHTLILVDGQRINTSASAIAHSDFELGWVPTEAIERVEVVRGPMSSLYGSEALGGVVNVITRRATDTWQGSFSSSALINDHGLDGNQYKNGFYVGGPLVPGRLGLNAWGEVKRRDALRDAGNRALTALDDQKAINGHIGLTWTPDNRQRVDASIDAGNEDQEGWRGGTAGARYEATYDAQRRRYSLSHAGDWNWGSTQLRAYRSTLQRHASRSDGGDATGPHRFVDTVVDGKAAFALGQSHLVTLGAETRRESLEDPTVNLAGKKGQTHYALFAQDEIALARQLDLVLGSRFDHHEDFGWEASPRAYLVFRPDTAWTLRAGVGRGFKAPTLKQLSPEYESRAAMGGRGIIRGNPDLEPETNQSFELGAAYANQGWSAGATFFHNDVRNLIETVRQPTCDVRGRVCLAYDNVARARLQGLELTGVAPLAAQWQLRANYTYLDARDRSTDERLADRSRHRANATLAWDATAQLATRVRAEYVGAQYRSATEQERPGYTLWHWYVDYEVNRNLSLHAGIENITDKRLANDDASIYGRADEGRRYFAGLTARF
- the cobN gene encoding cobaltochelatase subunit CobN, whose protein sequence is MVVSRLMRCCGLVLLSWGLATSAAAQPVVQILHNGFVSAEKFARLQPLAARAGIALRHLDVERASPQAWQQALDGSALLLLDVPRPSDRNLVSQALARALTQQHAQRGASPDLPRLVVGGGRPEWSGLQAQDGAALAALYAAGGQENFSRHFALARAVLDGQTVDAALRAPPTALPRTGFYHPDAPRVFQALADYLAWHARHSNAGGKPAGRVAFLTHQSTVGDLLTGELDTLIARSVAAGLVPVVFWLDAADAGGLARVLGKDQVDVLVNLTHMQDGGARSRDFLALDIPVIQTLRFREGDAADWLDAPSGVSARTTAVFLAGPESWGVSDPLVLSASTAGVPNFLPFQLDALMAKLESLVALRHTANPDKRLALMFWNYPAGEKNLGASNLNLPRSIVSIQMALAAEGYSVGAALEEKEVIAAGQRMLGALYGKVPLESLLEEGLAALYPLENYERWLAALPAQRRLEMRQGGKPSHHRAVREIDGQRYFVIPRWERGNLLVMPQMPRHVGQAGHYHDTAEAPDHLYMASYLYLQAGHRAHALVHLGTHGTQEWLPGKDRGMAASDYPWLALGGLPVFYPYIQDNVGEAIQAKRRGRAVTISHQTPPFAPAGLYDQLRDVHHLIHEYEQLDDGGVRERVAAKIREAAVAANLHDDLAWTAQRAEQDFDGFLQALHDHLHELARVAMPLGLHTFGQPASIEHRASTVMQQLGRPLQEALGLDDESMLVPDPDALPENPAYRAIRQLLVKDERDTLPAQAQAFAERAADLDRNLRDTQENEALLAGLAGRFVAPGAGGDPIRNPDVASGRNLYAFEADKIPARAAYAQAEEAYAQLLSAFRAEHGGAYPKKLAFSLWASEAVRHLGVTEAQVLHALGLRPVWDAGGRVTALQIIPATELGRPRSDVVVQVTGVYRDQFDSFMRLLDDALRRLAELDEPDNPIAAGNRRVAATLQAGGMEPDAAQSISRARIFSNAPGAYGTGVPDLAMRSTEWEDDAALGQQFLSSSRYAYGAETWGASPEQANVLAEQLRGTQAAIMSRSSTLHGVLSTDHPFEFLGGLSAAIQHLDGQAPQLLISDLRGNQPRTTGLARFLSDELRARYLNPQWIDAMQQEGYAGTLEVLAVTNNLFGWQAVAADSVRADQWQAMFDTYVADTRALGTQEWFETHNPTAQAQVIERMAEAIRKGYWDASVETRQALAQRWQELARQHGVDTGAEVTRQYISDMAQGYGLQGATTPAMTAAPAAEPGPSSRSEEAPTQAVQGQVLSQVEAPPAEDASQAWTLALMLLLIMGGGLWQATVTARAHAHSSSNTSHR
- a CDS encoding aspartate/glutamate racemase family protein; the protein is MRLLVVNVNTTDAMTQTIAAQARAVAAAGTEIVGLTPAFGAPSVEGNFESYLAAVAVMECVRAYAGPYDAVIQAGFGEHGREGLQELLTVPVVDITEAAASVAMFLGRSYSVITTLDRAVPLIEDRLKLAGLDARCASVRASGLAVLDLEESPVQACEAIVAQARRAVDEDRAEVLCLGCGGMAGLDEQVRLATGVPVVDGVTAAVAVAESLVRLGLKTSKIRTYAPPLPKVLQHWPPAGA